In Janthinobacterium rivuli, a single genomic region encodes these proteins:
- a CDS encoding efflux transporter outer membrane subunit, whose translation MNSPYQTIVVSLSGLTLLAGCAVGPDYAPPLPPPLSASQFSGSLGQVHAGVAPGAVEVEWWRSFDDPVLVTLIQRALAANHDVGIAAARLAQAKALLREDRQGFLPQGGAALGYEKRRLSKAETLPGQPRHSESYRGAVDASWEIDLFGRVRRSVEAGQAQAGSREALLRGVQAGVAATVAATWFELGGIEAELAVVASIVQSQRDSLALVERMLSAGSASEFDRLRAEALLRSVEVAAPELERRRAASVNALAVLLGEVPQTFSLAAAPPASDALTVRAIAVGDPAGLLARRADIAAAERNLAAATARIGVETAGLYPDVQVTGSIGLVAGSLDAMGDAGMQSSLLGPVIRWNLLDTGRVRARIAASEARTREALLVYDQTVLRALQETDDAFKAHGTAGSTLGLRLMEAAANREAAHLARLQFSAGAGLYLEVLEAERADFASRRALAVARTNQRLAVVSIYKALGGGWEICAQASYDCDGAGSLPRTTQLAGRP comes from the coding sequence ATGAATAGCCCGTATCAAACAATTGTAGTTTCATTGAGTGGGCTCACCTTGCTGGCCGGCTGCGCGGTCGGCCCCGATTATGCGCCGCCGTTGCCGCCGCCGCTGTCCGCATCGCAGTTTTCCGGCAGCTTGGGCCAGGTTCACGCCGGTGTCGCGCCGGGAGCGGTCGAGGTGGAGTGGTGGCGCAGCTTCGACGACCCGGTGCTGGTCACCCTGATCCAGCGGGCGCTGGCGGCCAACCATGACGTCGGCATCGCTGCCGCCCGGCTCGCGCAGGCAAAAGCCCTGCTGCGCGAAGACCGGCAAGGCTTCCTGCCGCAAGGCGGCGCCGCGCTCGGGTATGAGAAGCGCCGCTTGAGCAAGGCCGAGACGCTGCCCGGCCAGCCGCGCCACAGCGAAAGCTATCGCGGCGCCGTCGACGCTTCCTGGGAGATCGACCTGTTCGGCCGCGTGCGGCGGTCCGTGGAGGCGGGCCAGGCGCAGGCGGGCTCGCGCGAAGCCTTGCTGCGCGGCGTGCAGGCGGGCGTGGCCGCCACGGTGGCGGCCACCTGGTTCGAGCTGGGCGGCATCGAGGCTGAACTCGCTGTCGTTGCCAGCATCGTTCAAAGCCAGCGCGACAGCCTGGCGCTGGTCGAGCGCATGCTGAGCGCAGGCTCTGCCAGCGAGTTCGACCGCCTTCGCGCCGAGGCCTTGCTGCGCTCGGTGGAGGTGGCCGCGCCCGAACTGGAGCGCCGCCGCGCGGCCTCCGTCAACGCGCTGGCGGTCCTGCTTGGTGAAGTGCCGCAGACGTTCAGCCTTGCCGCCGCCCCGCCTGCAAGTGACGCGCTGACGGTGCGGGCGATCGCCGTGGGCGACCCTGCCGGGCTGCTCGCGCGGCGCGCCGATATTGCGGCGGCCGAGCGCAACCTGGCTGCCGCGACGGCCCGCATCGGGGTGGAGACGGCGGGCCTGTATCCCGACGTCCAGGTAACGGGTTCCATCGGACTCGTCGCGGGCAGCCTCGATGCCATGGGCGACGCTGGCATGCAGTCGAGCTTGCTTGGCCCCGTCATCCGCTGGAATCTGCTCGATACGGGGCGCGTGCGCGCCCGCATCGCCGCGAGCGAGGCGCGCACCCGGGAGGCCCTGCTTGTCTATGACCAGACCGTTCTGCGCGCACTGCAGGAAACGGATGATGCCTTCAAAGCCCATGGCACGGCAGGCAGCACGCTTGGGCTGCGGCTGATGGAGGCGGCGGCAAACCGCGAGGCTGCGCATCTTGCCAGGCTACAGTTTTCCGCAGGCGCAGGCCTCTACCTGGAGGTGCTCGAAGCGGAGCGGGCCGACTTTGCCAGCCGGCGCGCGCTGGCCGTCGCGCGCACCAACCAGCGCCTTGCCGTTGTCAGCATCTATAAGGCGCTGGGCGGCGGCTGGGAGATCTGCGCGCAGGCAAGCTACGACTGTGATGGCGCCGGGTCGCTTCCGCGGACGACGCAACTCGCCGGCAGGCCGTGA
- a CDS encoding MFS transporter, translated as MQQFIPDPKRWAALALLCAAQFIVILDTSIIGVALPAMQRDLGFSASGLSWIFNAYVIAFGGLLLLGGRLGDLLGARRIFTGGFAILTAASLLAGLAHSQEMLLAGRALQGVGAALIAPSALTIIMRLFGHDGAELGKAFGFWGAAAAAGGSAGVFLGGVITEWMAWQWTFLINVPLGLLVLALIPAVLRKSARSSGAIDWFGAISVTGALVSLVYAIVTIESAGSGSVPVLTMSAGLFAVFLISQFVRREPLLPLGIFKTRNLAAGNVVMALLGAAWIPLWFFLNLYLQQILGLSALASGLALLPMTMTIMVVMVGFSGKLIGRFGVKSNLVLGLFLMAGALLMFAKLPLNGSYVTHVLPASMLAALGMALAYIPTTMTGMAGARPEETGLASGLINTSYQIGSAIGLAIMVVLSTFGIGHGTGHTAEGMLAGFQAAFLGAGVAAGLAAFAALVFVGSAGPQREVAAG; from the coding sequence ATGCAACAATTTATACCTGATCCGAAAAGATGGGCTGCTCTGGCCTTGCTGTGCGCCGCGCAGTTCATCGTGATCCTCGATACGTCCATCATCGGTGTGGCACTGCCCGCCATGCAGCGGGACCTCGGCTTCAGCGCCAGCGGGCTGAGCTGGATCTTCAATGCCTATGTCATCGCCTTTGGCGGCCTGCTGCTGCTGGGAGGACGGCTGGGCGACCTGCTTGGCGCCCGCCGCATTTTTACGGGCGGATTTGCCATACTGACCGCCGCTTCGCTGCTGGCCGGGCTGGCACACAGTCAGGAAATGCTGCTTGCTGGCCGCGCACTGCAGGGAGTGGGCGCCGCATTGATCGCACCGTCCGCCCTGACGATCATCATGCGCCTTTTCGGGCATGACGGCGCGGAACTGGGCAAGGCATTCGGCTTCTGGGGGGCGGCCGCTGCCGCAGGCGGCTCAGCCGGCGTGTTTCTGGGCGGCGTGATTACCGAATGGATGGCGTGGCAGTGGACTTTCCTGATTAACGTGCCGCTCGGCCTGCTGGTGCTGGCCCTGATTCCAGCCGTGCTCCGCAAGTCTGCGCGCAGCAGCGGGGCCATCGACTGGTTTGGCGCGATCAGCGTGACTGGCGCGCTGGTTAGTCTGGTGTATGCCATCGTCACCATCGAATCTGCCGGGTCTGGCTCCGTGCCGGTTTTGACGATGTCGGCCGGACTGTTCGCCGTCTTCCTGATCAGCCAGTTCGTGCGACGCGAACCGCTGCTTCCTCTGGGCATCTTCAAGACGCGGAACTTGGCAGCAGGCAATGTTGTGATGGCGCTGCTTGGCGCCGCCTGGATCCCGCTCTGGTTCTTCCTGAACCTGTATCTGCAGCAAATTCTTGGTCTGTCGGCGCTCGCCAGCGGCCTGGCGCTCCTGCCCATGACCATGACGATCATGGTCGTGATGGTGGGATTTTCCGGCAAGCTGATAGGACGGTTTGGCGTCAAGTCCAACCTTGTGCTTGGCTTGTTCCTGATGGCTGGCGCACTGCTCATGTTTGCGAAGCTTCCGCTGAACGGCTCCTATGTGACGCACGTTCTCCCGGCCTCCATGCTGGCCGCCCTGGGGATGGCCCTGGCGTATATTCCGACGACGATGACAGGCATGGCCGGCGCCAGGCCTGAGGAAACAGGCCTCGCATCAGGCCTGATCAATACGAGCTACCAGATCGGCTCTGCCATCGGTCTCGCCATCATGGTTGTGCTCTCGACCTTCGGCATCGGTCACGGCACCGGACACACCGCCGAAGGCATGCTGGCGGGTTTCCAGGCGGCATTCCTGGGAGCTGGTGTCGCCGCTGGCCTGGCCGCGTTCGCGGCACTGGTCTTCGTTGGATCTGCTGGTCCGCAACGCGAGGTGGCCGCGGGCTAG